The following are from one region of the Marispirochaeta aestuarii genome:
- the fusA gene encoding elongation factor G: MSFSTADIRNIALVGHGSTGKTTLLEQLLFNSGVIDRAEPVESGKTVSDYTEEEVARGISIHTTLSSCTWNDHQVNLLDTPGSSDFIGEVVAAFRCAESALMVVDGRDGVQIETIKLWRRLDQRNKPRFCFINRLDRDRADFEHVFNDLKEKFKMTFVPVTIPMMDGGEYKGIINLIENKAYMMHDGAEKDQPVDIPEQYNEMVEEYRLTLIESAAEGEDSLMEKYFEEGTLSPDEIRKGLIEGLRENKIVPTLCGSALNNNGVVSLLNFISNITPSPSGIPELAQDKDKNEIKVDISDQGPLAGMVFRTSIDQFSGKLSFIKVIGGILVADSEILNCDTGKKERISKLYKTVGKKLVETKELRAGDLGVVTKVEGFQTNTSFCTPDTFCKFDRLHLPQPVFSLAISAASKKEEDKLNASLHRAAEEDLTFQVTYDKETHETVISGMGELHINMILDKIKEKQKIEIETKVPRVAYRETITRKAGAEYTHKKQSGGHGQYGRVVMDIGPIERGKYMEFYNDIKGGSISKGYMPGIEKGILEGMEEGYLAGYPLVDIEAHIIDGKEHPVDSSEMAFKLAAKGALKSSLEKAGVVLLEPVMKLRVFVDEQYLGDILSDLSSRRGRVLGQESLGGGINEVDAEVPQAEMLRYAIDLKSMTSGTGSFEMEFDHYSPISGRVADLVIQEAQSLKAAEE; encoded by the coding sequence ATGAGTTTTTCCACTGCTGATATCCGCAACATCGCCCTGGTCGGCCACGGAAGCACTGGTAAAACCACCTTGTTAGAACAATTGCTGTTCAACTCGGGGGTTATCGATCGGGCAGAACCCGTTGAATCGGGAAAAACTGTAAGCGACTACACCGAAGAGGAGGTTGCCCGGGGAATATCGATTCACACCACCCTTTCCAGCTGTACCTGGAACGATCACCAGGTCAATCTGCTCGATACTCCCGGTTCCTCAGATTTTATTGGAGAGGTAGTTGCCGCATTTCGCTGCGCCGAGAGCGCTTTGATGGTGGTAGACGGCCGTGACGGAGTCCAGATCGAGACAATCAAACTCTGGCGGCGCCTTGACCAGCGCAACAAACCTCGTTTTTGCTTTATAAACCGTCTGGACCGTGATAGAGCTGATTTTGAACATGTCTTTAACGATTTGAAGGAAAAGTTCAAGATGACCTTTGTCCCGGTCACCATTCCCATGATGGACGGCGGCGAATACAAGGGCATTATCAACCTGATTGAAAACAAGGCGTATATGATGCACGACGGTGCGGAAAAAGACCAGCCCGTCGACATCCCCGAACAGTACAACGAAATGGTTGAAGAATATCGCCTTACCCTCATCGAAAGTGCGGCAGAAGGCGAAGACTCGCTGATGGAAAAGTACTTCGAGGAAGGGACCCTAAGTCCCGACGAAATTCGAAAGGGTCTTATCGAAGGCCTGCGGGAGAACAAGATCGTCCCGACCCTGTGCGGTTCTGCCCTGAATAATAACGGTGTCGTTTCACTGCTGAATTTTATCAGTAATATAACCCCGTCTCCTTCCGGCATCCCCGAACTGGCTCAGGACAAGGATAAGAATGAGATCAAGGTTGACATCTCCGATCAGGGTCCCCTGGCCGGCATGGTGTTCCGGACTTCCATCGATCAGTTCTCCGGAAAGCTCTCCTTCATCAAGGTAATCGGCGGAATTCTTGTTGCGGACAGTGAAATCCTGAACTGCGACACAGGAAAAAAAGAGCGTATTTCCAAGCTCTACAAAACCGTCGGAAAGAAACTTGTAGAAACCAAGGAGCTCAGAGCCGGAGACCTGGGTGTCGTTACAAAGGTCGAGGGTTTTCAGACCAATACAAGCTTCTGTACGCCCGACACCTTCTGTAAATTCGATAGACTGCACCTGCCGCAGCCGGTCTTCTCGCTTGCCATAAGCGCGGCAAGCAAGAAAGAGGAAGACAAACTGAACGCTTCTCTGCACCGGGCGGCGGAAGAAGACCTGACCTTTCAGGTTACCTACGATAAAGAAACCCATGAGACGGTTATCTCAGGGATGGGCGAGCTCCATATCAACATGATTCTCGATAAGATTAAAGAGAAGCAGAAAATCGAAATCGAGACCAAGGTTCCCAGAGTCGCATATCGGGAAACCATTACCAGGAAGGCCGGCGCCGAATACACTCACAAGAAGCAGTCCGGCGGTCACGGGCAGTACGGCCGGGTTGTCATGGATATCGGTCCCATCGAACGGGGCAAGTACATGGAGTTCTATAACGATATCAAGGGTGGTTCAATCTCCAAAGGATATATGCCCGGTATAGAAAAGGGTATTCTCGAAGGCATGGAAGAAGGTTACCTGGCAGGATATCCTCTTGTGGACATCGAAGCCCACATTATCGACGGCAAGGAACACCCCGTAGATTCATCTGAAATGGCCTTCAAACTTGCAGCCAAGGGCGCCCTCAAGAGTTCCCTGGAAAAAGCCGGGGTGGTACTGCTGGAGCCGGTCATGAAACTGCGGGTGTTCGTGGACGAACAGTACCTGGGGGATATACTTTCCGATCTGTCTTCCCGCCGGGGAAGGGTCCTGGGACAGGAGTCCCTGGGAGGAGGCATCAACGAGGTTGATGCGGAGGTTCCCCAGGCTGAAATGCTGCGCTACGCCATTGATCTGAAATCCATGACTTCCGGTACCGGCTCCTTCGAAATGGAATTCGACCATTACAGTCCGATTTCAGGACGGGTAGCTGACCTGGTAATCCAGGAAGCCCAGAGCCTCAAAGCTGCAGAGGAATAG
- the fusA gene encoding elongation factor G, with protein MQNMRNIGIIAHIDAGKTTTTERILYYTGKSHRIGEVDDGEATMDWMTQEQNRGITITSAATSCFWKETQINIIDTPGHVDFTAEVERSLRVLDGAVGIFCAVGGVEPQSETVWHQADHYHVPRIAYVNKMDRIGADFYSVIEEMKKKLKADPLPLQLPIGAESAFSGVIDLIEMREIHWDQETQGREMEFSPIREELREQAESYREQLIDVLSAHSEEITDLYLEGAQVPDELILSTLRKATISQALVPVFCGASYKNIGVQPLLDAVLNLLPAPYEVVPPTGIAVKNEEQVQIPCDPKGPPLGLVFKIQTDREAGSLTFIRMYSGSIKKGSAVYNINKKKKERVNRLLRMHSNRSEALDEVSAGDIAVVIGCKFSQTGDTLGSEGHQVLLEQMQFPMPVIDVAIEPKSISEAKKLREILELLQKEDPTFLVKEDNETGQLIISGMGELHLDVLVTRITEDFNVDARIGNPQVTYRESVSAVREHTEVYQKILAGKENFASITLKVEPAERGSGNSFHSEIGKSDLPKELLEAVERGVVNSFTSGIMYGYPCYDVKASLVGVKYDEMRASALAYEAAGAMGFDNACRAASPVLLEPVMTVDVMCPKDFVGEVINHLTTRGGIINSLESRSAIEHVRAQVPLANMFGYSTALRSITQGRGTFAMEFSHFQQKSGGLG; from the coding sequence ATGCAGAACATGCGCAACATAGGAATAATCGCCCATATTGATGCGGGAAAAACGACTACCACGGAGCGAATCCTGTACTATACAGGAAAGAGTCACCGCATCGGCGAGGTCGACGACGGCGAAGCCACCATGGACTGGATGACCCAGGAGCAGAACCGCGGGATTACCATTACGTCCGCTGCCACAAGCTGTTTCTGGAAAGAGACCCAGATCAATATTATCGACACCCCCGGCCATGTCGACTTTACCGCCGAGGTGGAACGTTCCCTGCGGGTTCTGGATGGAGCGGTGGGTATATTCTGCGCCGTCGGCGGGGTGGAACCCCAGTCCGAAACCGTCTGGCACCAGGCGGACCATTATCATGTTCCCCGCATAGCCTACGTCAACAAGATGGACCGCATCGGCGCGGATTTCTATTCGGTTATCGAGGAGATGAAAAAGAAGCTGAAGGCTGATCCCCTGCCCCTGCAGCTTCCAATCGGCGCCGAATCCGCCTTCAGCGGGGTCATAGACCTGATCGAGATGCGGGAGATTCACTGGGACCAGGAGACCCAGGGCCGGGAGATGGAGTTCAGCCCCATCCGGGAAGAACTCCGGGAACAGGCGGAAAGTTACCGGGAGCAGCTGATTGACGTTCTGTCCGCCCACAGCGAGGAGATAACGGATCTGTACCTTGAAGGAGCTCAGGTACCCGACGAACTGATTCTCTCCACCCTGCGAAAGGCAACAATAAGCCAGGCCCTGGTGCCTGTTTTCTGCGGGGCCTCCTACAAGAATATCGGGGTCCAGCCCCTTCTGGATGCCGTTCTCAATCTTCTGCCTGCACCTTACGAGGTGGTACCTCCCACGGGGATTGCAGTAAAGAACGAAGAACAGGTTCAGATCCCCTGCGACCCCAAGGGTCCGCCTCTGGGACTGGTATTCAAGATTCAGACAGACCGCGAAGCCGGGAGCCTTACCTTCATCCGCATGTACTCCGGAAGCATCAAGAAGGGCTCTGCGGTGTATAATATCAACAAAAAGAAGAAGGAACGGGTCAACCGTCTGCTGCGAATGCACTCCAACCGCAGCGAAGCTCTGGATGAGGTTTCCGCGGGAGATATCGCCGTTGTCATCGGCTGCAAGTTCTCTCAGACCGGAGACACTCTGGGTTCTGAAGGGCATCAGGTTCTTCTGGAACAGATGCAGTTCCCCATGCCGGTCATAGATGTGGCCATTGAGCCCAAGAGTATTTCCGAAGCAAAAAAACTGAGGGAAATCCTGGAACTTCTGCAGAAAGAGGATCCGACCTTTCTGGTGAAAGAGGATAACGAAACCGGTCAGCTTATAATTTCAGGTATGGGGGAACTTCACCTGGATGTACTGGTAACCCGCATAACCGAGGACTTCAACGTCGACGCCCGTATCGGAAACCCCCAGGTGACCTACCGGGAATCCGTATCGGCGGTCAGGGAGCATACAGAGGTCTACCAGAAGATTCTGGCGGGCAAGGAAAACTTTGCCTCCATCACCCTGAAGGTCGAACCCGCCGAACGCGGCTCAGGGAACTCCTTTCATTCGGAAATCGGCAAATCTGATCTTCCGAAGGAACTTCTTGAAGCTGTGGAACGGGGCGTGGTCAACTCCTTCACATCGGGAATCATGTACGGTTACCCCTGCTACGATGTGAAGGCCAGTTTAGTGGGAGTCAAATATGACGAAATGCGGGCCTCCGCCCTGGCATACGAAGCCGCCGGTGCAATGGGTTTCGATAACGCCTGCCGTGCCGCATCTCCGGTACTCCTTGAACCGGTCATGACGGTGGACGTTATGTGCCCCAAGGATTTTGTCGGAGAAGTCATCAACCACCTCACCACCCGTGGGGGGATCATCAACAGTCTGGAATCCCGGAGCGCCATTGAGCATGTGCGGGCACAGGTTCCCCTGGCTAACATGTTCGGTTACTCCACAGCCCTCAGGAGCATTACCCAGGGACGCGGAACCTTTGCCATGGAGTTCTCTCATTTTCAGCAGAAAAGCGGCGGACTCGGTTAA